The Populus alba chromosome 6, ASM523922v2, whole genome shotgun sequence genomic interval GTTTAGAGGCAATAGAAGAGGAGGGAGCACTCGGGGGAGGGGTAGAAGAGGAGGCCGGCACTGTTCATCTTGCGTTCGGATACAAGTGATGACTCACATTCAGCTTTGGTTGTATTGATTTTGGAAGCTGCTTATTGGTGATCTGCAAACAACGTGCACAATCACTAGATGAGCTGGAAAAATTTGTACAGTTAAATTATTCTATGTAATGCTTAACTGTTGAGATTTTgctgttgatttttgtttcttcgcctctatatagagaaaaaaaatatatttcatggccatttttttctctccttctggAGGGGCAATTTTGTTCGAGAGAGTTGTAACTTTTAACTGTACCATATATACagtacttttctttttcttgcagAAGAAATCTGCCTTTACCCTCTTTCAGCGTGGCAAAGATGAAAACCCAGATTGTAATCAGTGTAGGCGGCGACAGTCCTCGGAGATGTTCCTGatcaaaatatttctttccatgttatcaattttggtttttgaagaTCATCATTCATTGTTGTGGGACTGGAAGTTCTTTTGCCGATAGGATAGATCTACTGAGCATGCTCTGTACATGCATCGAGGAGctaaaacacattaatttctttGGTTCAATCGAAGGCATTGCCTTCCTGCCATTGGAAAAAAAGTATCTAGAATTTACCTCTTTCAAGATGTGTATCGTGTCAAGTGATTTTACAAGCTAGCTACAATATGATTTTGTATATCTCTGGCTATGTTTACAAGAATAATCGAATCTCTAAATAGCAGTCTGATTCATCCTATCTTTGTTATCATTGCTAATTCCATACAAGTAGAGTTTTCCTTACAGGCAGTCTgatccttcttttctcttccttctACAAGTTATTCAATCGAGCTTCTTTTATGAATTTTGAGAAGATTAAACATGGAATGTCCAAGCACAAAAAAGAGAGGGCAGCTGCCCAAAAAGAGCTTGCAGCTCTACttccataataataaaaaacagggATATGCCTAATTAGCTGGTTTCTAGAAACTCTGACTTGGGAAAAACCGAAAGTCTTGGATTATATCGtgctattaattttttaaaaaaatcccttCAAATCCCTTGGAAGGCTTGGGTTGGAAATGAGAAAGCTGCCTGCCTCCACACGGCAAGCTCAAGTACACGAATAATATATTGGGGAAGCTCGTGGTTTCGATGCACAAATGTTTCTTAGGACTCGTGCATGCCATACGCATTTCACAATCACCTCACGAGTCTAACCTGTGGAGCACAAGCTCTTTGGAAGCAGAAGATAAATAATGGCAAAAAGAGACATCACTGTTATATATGTGGATAAGACCGAACCTAGACTGTTGGAGCTGCTCATACATTTGAGTAATTAATTTCCTAATTCTGTATTAAACCAATAAGAGAGGGAGTGGAACATGTCACTCATGAGCTCACCAATTTCCATATATTTGTTCCATTTGGTTTGTGAGATCATCACCTTATAATTAATCccatttatgaatttgttaattatttttacatagATCATAGTATATATTAGTAGACAGTGACACCATCAACTTGTTCAAATCTTGAGATAAAAAATCGATGCTCCTTCGTCATTTGTGTCATCCATTTGAGCCAGCCAATTCCACACACACTCTTCTGATAATACAAATATAAGGAATTTATATATTGGAATTCGAGCAAGATTTGTTCTTCATATAAGGTGTAATATTTCAATAGCATCATGATTAATTCCATGTTTTAATGTAGtatatatagtgaagaagaaagaaagtagaGTTTCATAAATCCTAGAATTATTGAAAGAATTCTAAGTTTTTAAACTCTGAAAGCTATAATTCTAATACAAATAGTAAGCTAAACCTAGCTAATTAATAGAAgctgaattaaataaaaatttcaaacctAATTAAGAAAGGAATATGAAcatagcaagaaaaataaagaaaactctGAATCAGTAACTTCCATGTACCAAATTTGagcatgaaaatatatatatcaataactTCAGCATGAAAACaacttcaacttaaaatttatatccATTTCCATTAGCAAGATTTCTCTTTAGATTTAGATATGTCAATCTAGTCTGTAAACCTCCATGCTAAACATTTCATATCAGTTATATGGATACAACACAATATTTtcacatactttttttttttattaatgtaagtGTCCGAGTCAGTTTGTGCGCGTCTCGACTAATCCCACCGGTCTTGAAATTAACAACCTTGTAAGTTTCTAGTGGCTATCATATATGTAATCACATGGCTCAAACCTACATATTTTCACATACTTTCTAGTTAAAGTTAATGCATGCAGaagtatataattaatttaatatacttCTATACAAATATGATTGCATATTCCTAAAGAATTGGTACCACACCATATAAATAGAATATAGGCAAGGAAGTTGGGTAAAATCTCATTGTCTTAATCCTCTTGCTATAATATAaagtatcaattaaaaaaaacttggacattaattttaatttaatgagtttTCCTCCATCTAGAACAAACGATAAGGTATCTATATATGTGTATGTGTTTGAGTAGTGAGTTTCTACATATCAGTCATCATCGAACGTCCCACTTGCTTAGCAAACTAGTTAAGTTTCAAAAGCCTAAAACCTAATCCAATATGTTAGAATTTTCTCCTTCTACTTTGTTTTCAACATTTGGATGGCCCTTAGAGGAACCCATAAGCCATGAACAAAACGACAGCTTTAGAGATTGTGAAACTCCAGGGTCATTCACTCACTTCCCTCCATCTCAGCCAAATATAAGAGAGCTTGATCGCTCCACCTCATTCACGGCCTATAGTGGAAGTGGTGATCCTAACATGGTTAAGAAGCTTAACCACAACGCTAGCGAACGTTATCGTCGCAAGAAGATCAACAGTTTGTATTCTTCACTCCGTTCACTTCTTCCAGCTTCCGATGGCATGGTACTATTCTTAGTTAACcctaaattcaaatttattaaataatatctgATCGCATATCCCAGCTTGATCTAAAACTCCATTCAAGATTTGAATCATGAATTAGACAGGTTAActcttgttaatttatttttttaaaaaaacataatatttattttgattttttttttttaaatcaaaccaaTTTTTCAATTGTGTTGATTGGGTTTAATCAAACTAACGCTTAACCCTTAAcctggtttaattttaaaattagcttAGCTAGACTCGAGAAATAGGTGGAACAACAGGATGACCCTCAGGCTTGTTGAATAGCCGTGCCTAAATCCTCTAGCATtttgaatctctctctctctctctctctctgcatgCTAACTTTTACTTTTGTGATGATACCATTTGTAGAAGAAGTTAAGCATACCGTCCACAATTTCACGTGTGCTTAAGTACATACCAGAACTTCAACAGCAAGTGGAAAGACAGATCCAAAGGAAGGAGGAGCTTCTATCAAAGCTATCTAGGCAAGATGATTTAATtcatcaagaaaatcaaagaaaaaacacctTGTATAGCTCTTTATCATCGGTATCGGCAAGCCGGCTTGGTGATAGAGAAGTTGTCGTTCAAATTTCCACTTGCAAGGTCCTTAAAAGTCAAATATCAGAAATCTTGCTTAATTTAGAGGAAAATGGACTTGTTCTAATAAATTCATCTTCCTTTGAGTCCTTTGGAGGCAACGTCTTCTACCATTTACATCTTCAGGTATACAAAATTTGCTCACGTACGATTTTTATACGTGTCCATTTGTTTGTGTCTTTCTTAAAGTTTagattctaatttattttgtgGATTAAATTACAGGTCATGGAAGGAAATTGCACATTAGAGTGCGAGGCTTTGAATGAGAAGCTTTTGTCCTTATGTACGAAAAGGGAAACCTTTTTTCTATAAAACTCAAGGGTTTCGATCCATATTCCAACTTCATGTTCTagttacatgtgtgtgtatatatatcacACTATACTAATTAAAAGCCaacttaaaaaactaaatatccaATCCTAACAATGCAATTCTTATAAAATCTATAAGAAATCTCAACTGattttctcttaatatttttacagTGATGGTTTAAAATCTCCCACCAACATCCCCATGTAATATTGTGCAAGGATATAACAAGTTAATTAACAGTTTCCCTCTTCATCccatattatttttccaatatcCATAATgataaaaagtataatttattattattatttttcgtTTCGTGAATGGgataaattttgtttattaataattaatgagaAAGAGGGATACAAGAGTCATAAAGCATGTGGCTAGAAAAGATTAGAAAAACTGTGTCACACGTGTGTGATGTTGCTGGCGAATATTCCACTTCATCAAATGTATCTGGCAAATATgaaatatggggagacaaggaTTCTTTATCTTTAATCAATGGAAAGCGGGAaatggagtcgccacctaatatctTGGTCACTAGAAATCATAATTGGTCTCAAAGATCAGGTATGAGGACTTGTTGCGTAAatagaaggtattagcaccccaaatacaccaTACCTaaagtaagctgcattgtttgattgtttgataaaaagctaaggtgttattgtatttCTAATTGTTGATTTATCtaaagtttaagaaaagtcctccttaataaggaggtccttatcttatcgggtaaaaacctaaccgttctaacgtcaataaaaaaaaggaactttctttttaatatcgggaatatgttttatgtataaattcataatccagatactaaaagaaaagaaacaaaatattttttaggtatttttgaaatattggcttAGTTCTCATcgctttaataaattggttattaaagccaaaatacatgttaaaacatttttttttgttgtatgaaaatacaatgtgataattttttcttatctttgagAGACTTaaccgtatgcatgaaaaaaaaaatatttttttttgttttataattttttgacgaaaacgggttattttaataccggatttatatctttatgatataaaaatacaaaccaatattacaCAAAACGGACATAAAAAtacacaagaaaataaaaaacggttttagaaagattttttggaatttcttaaaaaaaaatttaaatttttttcggGTTGGGCCGGACCTAACCCAGAAATTTGGGTTGGGCCAAAAATGGCCCGACCCAATGTTAACTGCATGAACAGTgaatgtgaattataattcacaccATTGTTTATTTGTAAACAGTAGgtcgtgaattataattcacgtctaCTATTCACTTAGTTGAcagcgaagaagaagaagaagaagaagaaagggaagggGAAAGAGGTTGACTTGCGGTTGAAGCTTAACTGTGATAAAGAGGTTCGGCCGATGGCTTAGTAGGCTTCGGTGGAGGGAATGGTGGCCGGTGTAGGTTGTTGGTGatggaagaagaaaagttgCAGAGGAGAGAGGCTCGGCGGTCGCAGTGGCTATTCTGCCACTGGTGAGGATTTGGGTTCATAGGGAGGCTGCGCCGTCGTCTGTTAGTGGAGGAGAAAGGTGCCTGTGGGGGCTTCAGGGGTTGAAGACACGGTGGGGAGAGAAGGAAGGGAGGAAAATGTTGGCTGAACCGAAAATGGGTAGTGTTTGGGTTGACTTTGGACTAAATCTTCTCCACCCTTGAAGCATGCAAATCATAACTATTTATAGGTGGTGGAAAATGGATACTTTGTCTCTTCTAGTGTCAAATTGCAGCCCTTGGTTCCACCCGAAAACACCCTAACCATTGCTTCAAAGAAGCACTGATGAACTGCCAGTTTTATGTTGGAAAATGGTTGGTCGGGTTGTCTACGTTGGGGCGGCGCTGCCGCCTCTTCAGCCTCGATAAGCCCGAATAGTttatactaacatgtttttaggTATCATAGGAGTTGTTTCATTCAGGTTTCATCTAATTTGGAGACGAAACGAGGCGTCAAACACTTTGGGAAAGAGTCCTCTCGGGCAGCCTTGCTGGAGAAGAAGATAAATAGTAACTTTTTTGCCAATTACGCTTTAGTACTTCAATGTGTGACTTGTCTCTAATTACACCCCTGATTGGcttcaaactttcaattctattcaatttcacccctgaaTAACTTCAATTTAAGCCCCAAATTCCAATGcctattttccttttggtccttggtttcagaTTTATTCAATTTGACTCTTAATCGATCAATAAACTTTCTATTTcatcaatttgacccctgatttggtcaatttcaaTTTCTCTATTTAAGTGCCTTTTCCAATTTGGTTCTTGGTTCTggattttttcaatcaagtccctaattagccataaaaccttaatatttatgcaattaagcccttgatttgaccaaattaactcttaaaaaatctaatttaaccccagaactttaatttcttccaattaaagcccaaattgacttaaaaattaatttttcttgccatcaaaccttttataaattcaattaaatctctaataaaatttaattgagtctataaatatatttttttagacatttcttcttcaaattgaattttctttgtcagcAAGGCtcttcatttataaaaaaaatatactgtcaaattttaatctttgaattttttagtctcctcaaccaatttctaGCCATTTTCTAGGCGCTACAATATCCTCTTTttactgttattattttttggatttttttgtttttccgaatatatttttttatttttggaagagaaaaaGTGAGTTTGGAGAATAatccaaaaataggttatgacaaATCGCAACAATAGCAACgacaacaataatataaaagttaGATTTATATGCTAGACTtaaacaagaaaattgattagTAATTTACTTGTCaatttttatcttcaaattgatcacaagattttattttctataatttgtaaataaatgaaaatttcatcattttgcaaAATGAACTGAGTCTTTTTGCATGTTTGTGCTCAACATTGCGGTGCCGAGGTGAAGTAGTCGCCACCTAGTTGATTGATTAAGGGTCAGTAGGACATTCAGATAGactaattttatatgaaattccaGGGTAAAAGACTGGTTATGGTTAGAAAGGGTGCTAACATCCTTAACACGTCTTAtctgaggtaagctgcattgtgtggtttatatatgatttaaagGCGTTGATGAGTTTCTAACTAGTGGTCTGTCTATGGCTCAGaacaaaaatttatgtttattaaaatctgtcattttagatttattattgGCTTGTATGTCCAACTAAATTTTTATAGGAATAATCCATGTAGGTACTCTGACAGATTTCAGCTATCATGGAAGGAGAAAGTGTGTTCTAAAACTcatatattatgttaaaaaaatactctcaattaaaatcagtgaatattaaaaataattctaagaATTTTATAGTTAAATCCTAGTGCTTAAGTACCAACCTACTGGTAGGTCTAGCATTTATACTAGAATGGTGACAATTAatcttcaataattaaaatattttgggtTATTTAAATATTGGCCAAATACTTAAGCAATTGTATAAACTTATTGTAAAGCCCACAAAAACAATGCAtagaaatttttgaaaacaatgatgctaaaaaacattttccatcctttttgtaaataaaatgttttttttttttgtaaggattGGGTCATATGctacaagaaaaaatcatattttttgttttacttttgtAAAGCCATGTTTGGCAaaaacccttttaaaaaaataaccaaaactgTCAAAACAAGCTTAGGCGGTGTTTGCGAGACACacctttaaaccaaaaaaacctttagaaaaaaaaatcatttcttccACCCCATctgccattaaaaaaattaagggtttAAGCACATGAGCCCTTACTAAATGGGCAGGCATGTTGGCTTGACTTGTCAGGCCCAACGATAcccaacattttctttttagtttttgccTTTCTAAtgtcttttttcaaaataaatttttaatttagatttacaTTAATGCCccttatcttattttatttatttagactctttgaaataacaattattttttaaattattttgtatgcatttaattttttgaacatattattctaattcatctatagtttttttattttatgttttatataaatacaaagaatttttttttataatatttcttatattttattcaatcaatttcatgtgtctatttctattattgtttaattaaataaaaatttaagtttggtAAACAAAGTTATTAGAAATAGCCGGGGCAAAAACCTGTGTTGCAAGgtcaaatatctttatttatatatttctcttatttttcattttcatcttcatttatcattaatgatttatttatttatttattaacacatataattcttgatttatttgattacttaTATGcatatactttttaatttatacttagAAGTTTTTTATgtacaaaaacatgttgaaaaatccTGCATGTATCATTCGACCCGTGATAGAGTGCGAGTCAAATGGctagtgtgtgtatatattatttttc includes:
- the LOC118053031 gene encoding transcription factor ORG2; the encoded protein is MLEFSPSTLFSTFGWPLEEPISHEQNDSFRDCETPGSFTHFPPSQPNIRELDRSTSFTAYSGSGDPNMVKKLNHNASERYRRKKINSLYSSLRSLLPASDGMKKLSIPSTISRVLKYIPELQQQVERQIQRKEELLSKLSRQDDLIHQENQRKNTLYSSLSSVSASRLGDREVVVQISTCKVLKSQISEILLNLEENGLVLINSSSFESFGGNVFYHLHLQVMEGNCTLECEALNEKLLSLCTKRETFFL